In Mus musculus strain NOD/MrkTac chromosome 4 genomic contig, GRCm38.p6 alternate locus group NOD/MrkTac MMCHR4_NOD_IDD9_2, the sequence GATTAATTGCATTGTCAAAGGAAGTCACAAAATGCccaacagagactttgttctttGGTTAAGTTCGATGAAGAACATTTGTAGcaaacagaggaaggaaaaatacaaaatatatagtttgagtattaaaggcacACCAAGAAGAGAAATGAGCTGAATCTTATGTTcaaagatattaaattgaattaagggagaagtgaccttggggcaagatcccacccaggtAAGTTTAGATCTAGACATGGTAGTGTAAGCCTTTAATACAAGGAGGCAAAGACaaccagatctctgagttcaaggccaacctagaacAGAACAAGTTCTGGGTGAAGAAAAACTTAACCCCAGGCGTGGTGAACCAcattttaatcccagtgcttaagagacaggcatgcagacccctgagttcaaagtcagtctatgaagcttaggcagtgagggagttggaaaacagaaaactggtgataatgtaatagaacaaggaggccatgttccagtcccagcaagcagcagagctCAGCAGCTTTGGtacatggctctggctttagagtccagaataaaAGGGACTACTGGAACAACTGATGCTGGTCAACTGGGGCTAAGAACTCAGTGGTGGTTAAaaagagatcagcatcactgaggtgaaaactTCTGAGAAacgttttctgagagcacaaagaagctgtgttccagagatagccaaggttgtaccttatgctgctgctgctggacttggtaatgtgtaagagtcacccaggtgggactggttttgaaggcatgtaGGGGTCATGAAGACCACTGTGAGGGGccatgaaaggccattggtgaaggtacagttGACActtcagctgtagttgatggcccaggactgaaggagtcatgcaaaggagctgaggcttggcaccatgaagagagcctgaagggctattggtgaagcctagctaCAGCAGAAGACCCTAGTGTATTggaaatgccagtaccatgggataatTACCAAGAACTGCAgtagcagtggagtggatcaacctgagctcgagtgctacagagggcagagctggagacgtGATGCTGCCCTTTgctggagcccagaagatcaagtgtggatcccagacactgaaagaagctgtaacattgaagttacATTGGAGATcgaaagatgttaaagatgccaaagCCATGGGATACCCGCCAAGGAAAGCCGTAAcaaggagtggaaccagcccaggagaaagatgtttgttgcagtcaacaaagttgaaaaaggagtggagatctgagaCCACTTTGACATCGAACATGGGgatgtttggagtttgcccagctggtttcctgtcttgccttgaggattacagttaagtgattggatggatctcagaagagactttgaactttggacttttaacattgttgaggctttggaagttggactaaatgcacttttttattatgtttaggtttggcccccatagactcatgtgtttgaacaagcctatgggagccagggagtggaatgtgatagtttgtatatgtttgcaccagggagtggcactatttggaggtgtggccttgttggagtaggtgtgtcactatgagtgtgggctttaagaccctactcctggctgcctggaagttagtattctgctagcagctttcagataaagatgtagaactctcagctcctcctgtaccgtgtctgccatgttcctgccttgatgatactggactgaacctctagacctgtaagctagcctcaattaaatgttgtcctttataagtcatgccttgatcatggtgtctgttcacagcagtaaaaccctaactaagacagaacctGAGGTGGGACCTATGAGGTGGGACCTTTAGTTTGGCAGATGATTGGCTGGTGAGGCTTAGGAGTAACTGAGTTAGATGACTGCTGTGTTGAACTCAAGGCCTGGCTTGGGCTGATGGCAGGAATGCAGCAGGCCACTCCCAGACTCTACAAATGAGAGAGAAAGTAGGGCGGGCCAAGTACTTTCTTGCAATACCACCTGCCTCTCCCAGGCCCTTCCCCATGAAACTGACTAGCCAAGAGACCAGGAAGGAGATACAGTGGAGCATAGGCCAGAGATGACCCCATGCCCCTTGTGTCTCTGACAGGGCTACACTTCCCTTCGGCAGCTTGTAAAACTGTCCAAGCTGGAGGTGCCACAGAAGATCAAGGATGTAATTGAGCCCATCAAAGACAACGATGCTGCCATCCGCAACTACGGCATTGAGCTGGCTGTAAGCCTGTGCCGGGAGCTGCTGGACAGTGGCTTGGTGCCAGGCCTCCACTTCTATACCCTCAACCGCGAGGTGGCCACCATGGAGGTGCTAAAGCAACTGGGCATGTGGACCGAGGACCCCAGGTGAGCGGTGGAAGCTGGAGGCATACCCATGAGTCAGAGTCGCGCAGGTGCAGCACCAACCATACATTGAGGATGCCCTCAGGAGTAACTAGAGTCACCCAGTTCCAGCCTCCACCTCAGAGAGAGCTTCCACATGCAGTAATTAATGTTGAGAGTGAGTGGGGTCGCAGTGGCCGAGCTTGCTGTGCTCCTCTAGCTCAGTCTACCTAAGCCCTTgtcttttccctcttccttcccaccaGGCGTCCCTTGCCCTGGGCTCTCAGTGCGCATCCCAAGCGCCGGGAGGAAGATGTCCGTCCCATCTTCTGGGCCTCCAGACCAAAGAGCTACATCTACCGCACACAGGACTGGGATGAGTTTCCTAACGGCCGCTGGTGAGGAGAGAAGCCACCCCCTGTTAGGAATTGCTGGTGCCTGGGTGGAATAGGGACAAGATTTACAACAAAGTGCCTTGTCCCTTATACTCCTGCCAGGGGTAATTCTTCCTCACCAGCCTTTGGGGAGCTGAAAGACTACTACCTCTTCTACCTGAAAAGCAAGTCCCCCAGGGAGGAGCTGCTGAAGATGTGGGGCGAGGAGCTCACCAGCGAAGAGAGTGTCTTTGAAGTCTTTGAACACTACCTCTCTGGAGAGCCGAATCGccatggctacagagtgagtgggGTGAGGAGGAACGGCCCAGCTTTGTCTCAGCCTTGGGCTGGACATGGGGCTGAGCTATCTCCCCTATTGGAGATGTGCGCCTCAGGTGAGGGAGGCAGGGTAAGAGATCTCACTTAGGAGCCCGTGGAGACAGAGATAGCTGGGTCTCTAGAGAGACTGTACAAAGGGGAAACAGCCCAGTCCCAGACTCAGTGCTGCCCTCGCTCAGCGCACCCTGCCCTGCAGGTAACCTGCCTGCCCTGGAACGATGAACCCCTGGCAGCGGAAACCAGCCTGATGAAGGAAGAGCTGCTCCGCGTGAACAGGCTGGGCATCCTCACCATCAACTCTCAGCCCAACATCAACGCAAAACCATCCTCAGACCCTGTTGTGGGCTGGGGCCCCAGTGGGGGTTATGTCTTCCAGAAGGTATGCTAGGATGCAGTACTCTCGATATCCCCAGGGACTGACACAGATCCCTGGCCTTTCCCCCGACCCTGCATTCTGAATGACTATAGAGCAGGGCAAGTAACAGGCTCTGTGAGCCCCAGTTTGTCCTATAAAATGGGGCGAGGAGGTATTTTACATTCTGgggcaaaataaaatgaagaatatgACAAGGTCTGCCTGGAGGAAGAACAAATAGTcagctcccaggagctctgaccgCTAACAAGATGAGACCACTAACGAGACTGACTTTAGTTCCAGCCCCGCTGGAGCTAAATTACTATTGAGCAAGACCTGTAGCCTTGGACTCGGAGGACCTGGATTTAGGTGTGACCTCTGCTGTTTCCCTTGGTAAACACCCTGTAGTATTCTGAACATTCTAAAGAATGAAGGCAGAGGCCCTCTGCAGACGGATGCACCTTGCCCAGCCCTATGGGTGTTGTTCTCATCCAATCGTTGGGGGGGCTGGCCTGTGCTAGGCCCGTCCCTCATCCTAAGCTTGTCAGAGTGGCTGCCTCTGTTTGGCTCCTAACAGGCTTCTCTTTAGTGGCTGGCTGGGAGAggtggcttgtacaaccacttggaCCACTCCACACAGAGACGCCTCTTTCCTTCTGCATCCACCCAACTCCATGGTCTGCAGTGCTACCTCTAATCCCAAAGCCTTCACTGTCCCACGCTTTCTTGATGGTCTTCTCCCTGGATGGCTAGGAGGACGGGCATCTGGCTGCTGGCTGAGGGATGGCGTGGGCAGATCTAGTCAGATGTGGAGACAGATTGGAGCAGGCTGAGAAGGCAGAGAACTTGGCAAGTAGTGGGGTTGACATGTTGGGTGTATTCTCCCTCAGGCCTACCTCGAATTCTTCACCTCCCGTGAAACTGTGGAGGCGCTTCTGCAGGTGCTGAAGACATACGAGCTGCGGGTCAACTACCACATCGTGGACGTGAAGGTAAGCCAGCTCCCTCCGGCTTAGACGGCAGCAAGGCTTGAAAACACCTACATTTATTCTGACAGTCCTCAAATGCCCAGCCTAAGCCAGACATATTGTACAAAACAGACAGACCCGATGGAGGCAGGCCCCCAGACTGTGAGGTAGATGAATATATGCCGTGACAAATCTGTGTAAGTAGGAAAGGCAGATTCAGTGTAGGATGCTACAGGCTCCAGAGGAGAGATGTCTCACTGCAGAGGTACagggtgtctatgtgtgtgcgcacacacacatgcatgttctctcaaatggaggccagagaaggatgCCTGGTATCCTGCTGTGTCGCTCTTTGCTTTATTCCCTTGGGACagtatctctcactgaacccagagctgtgATCACCAGTGCTAGGGTGACGGGCACATGCAGAGCCATGCACAgcttttttacatgggtgctgggatccaaacatGCGCAGCAAGCCTCTTACCCACCGTACCACGTCCCCAGGCCCTGGTCTGAATCTTTGTAAGGACAAAGACTAAGCAGGAGGAGAGGCTCTGCCCTGCACTGCCTGTGGAGAAACTGCAGATGGCAGGACGTGCGTGGTGGCTGTCGTTCTGTCCTGTCTGAGGCCTGGAGACTACCAAAAGCAAAGGGAGCCCTCCTCCCCAGGGCACAGTGCCTGGctccacttctttttttctttgtttccttctttcttttttttcttgttttttttttttttttttttgtttttgtttctgtttttgtttttttgagacagggtttttctgtatagctctggttgtccaggaactcactctgcagacaaccaagctggccttgaactcagagatccacctgcctctgggactaatgatgtgcaccaccactgcccagcgcctCTATTTCTTTTTACAAAGATCACAGCAGGCAACTAGGAGAGTGGCAAGGACCACGGGACCGCATGGGGACCCTTGTGGCCCAGGTAGAAAGCTGGGCTGCTACTGTAGGTCTAGATAAGAAGCCGCAGAAAAGCCTAATAACCCCAGCACTAGGTCAGCCAATTGCTGGacgatctgagttcaaggccagcctgggttataagcaagtccttgtgtgtgtgtgtgtgtgtgtgtgtgtgtgtgtgtgtgtgtgtgtgtgtgtgcaaggcaGAATAGAAGTTCAGTCAGGATGCCTCTAGGCTCTGATTTAAGCAGAGGGTGATGGGTTTTGGCAGACCAGGAGGGCTTATGAGCAGTGGGAGGTTGCGGTCACCCTGCCTCAGCCCTGCCTCTGTTCTCAGGGAGAGAACATCACTAATGCCCCTGAGCTGCAGCCCAATGCCGTGACGTGGGGCATCTTCCCGGGTCGAGAGATCATCCAGCCTACTGTGGTGGACCCCATCAGCTTCATGTTCTGGAAGgtaagggagtgggagggagtggAGGACCCTGGCTACCGTGAGAGCCCTGGCCAGACAATAGTCCCAAACACGTAGCCGAAAACCATACCCCAGGCAGGGTAGACTTGGCCCTGAAGGCCGTATGTTAGCACGTGGTGTTTATTTCTGGGCTAGCTTGGAGTGGCTCTGTCTTGCTGTTACCTGGGTGGCCTGCAGGGAGACAGCAGGGGCCCAGACCTGGAGGTACCAGCCGTGCTGACCCTGCTCGTGTGTCTCTGTTCACACGTAGGATGAGGCCTTTGCCCTGTGGATCGAGCAGTGGGGCAAGCTATACGAGGAGGAGTCGCCGTCCCGCATGATCATCCAATACATCCATGACAACTATTTCCTGGTCAACCTGGTGGACAACGAGTTCCCGCTGGACAGCTGCCTGTGGCAGG encodes:
- the Mthfr gene encoding methylenetetrahydrofolate reductase isoform b (isoform b is encoded by transcript variant 2; The RefSeq protein has 1 substitution compared to this genomic sequence), translated to MVNEARGSGSPNPRSEGSSSGSESSKDSSRCSTPSLDPERHERLREKMRRRMDSGDKWFSLEFFPPRTAEGAVNLISRFDRMAAGGPLFVDVTWHPAGDPGSDKETSSMMIASTAVNYCGLETILHMTCCQQRPEEITGHLHRAKQLGLKNIMALRGDPVGDHWEAEEGGFSYATDLVKHIRTEFADYFDICVAGYPRGHPDAESFEDDLKHLKEKVSAGADFIITQLFFEASTFFSFVKACTEIGISCPILPGIFPIQGYTSLRQLVKLSKLEVPQKIKDVIEPIKDNDAAIRNYGIELAVSLCRELLDSGLVPGLHFYTLNREVATMEVLKQLGMWTEDPRRPLPWALSAHPKRREEDVRPIFWASRPKSYIYRTQDWDEFPNGRWGNSSSPAFGELKDYYLFYLKSKSPREELLKMWGEELTSEESVFEVFEHYLSGEPNRHGYRVTCLPWNDEPLAAETSLMKEELLRVNRLGILTINSQPNINAKPSSDPVVGWGPSGGYVFQKAYLEFFTSRETVEALLQVLKTYELRVNYHIVDVKGENITNAPELQPNAVTWGIFPGREIIQPTVVDPISFMFWKDEAFALWIEQWGKLYEEESPSRMIIQYIHDNYFLVNLVDNEFPLDSCLWQVVEDTFELLNRHPTERETQAP
- the Mthfr gene encoding methylenetetrahydrofolate reductase isoform a (isoform a is encoded by transcript variant 1; The RefSeq protein has 1 substitution compared to this genomic sequence), with amino-acid sequence MNHQKAKVLPAGHCYPSLGMWASEAGCVRLSVPPSISRNPAMVNEARGSGSPNPRSEGSSSGSESSKDSSRCSTPSLDPERHERLREKMRRRMDSGDKWFSLEFFPPRTAEGAVNLISRFDRMAAGGPLFVDVTWHPAGDPGSDKETSSMMIASTAVNYCGLETILHMTCCQQRPEEITGHLHRAKQLGLKNIMALRGDPVGDHWEAEEGGFSYATDLVKHIRTEFADYFDICVAGYPRGHPDAESFEDDLKHLKEKVSAGADFIITQLFFEASTFFSFVKACTEIGISCPILPGIFPIQGYTSLRQLVKLSKLEVPQKIKDVIEPIKDNDAAIRNYGIELAVSLCRELLDSGLVPGLHFYTLNREVATMEVLKQLGMWTEDPRRPLPWALSAHPKRREEDVRPIFWASRPKSYIYRTQDWDEFPNGRWGNSSSPAFGELKDYYLFYLKSKSPREELLKMWGEELTSEESVFEVFEHYLSGEPNRHGYRVTCLPWNDEPLAAETSLMKEELLRVNRLGILTINSQPNINAKPSSDPVVGWGPSGGYVFQKAYLEFFTSRETVEALLQVLKTYELRVNYHIVDVKGENITNAPELQPNAVTWGIFPGREIIQPTVVDPISFMFWKDEAFALWIEQWGKLYEEESPSRMIIQYIHDNYFLVNLVDNEFPLDSCLWQVVEDTFELLNRHPTERETQAP